The window GCATCGCTCCTATCTCTATGCCATGGGGCTGACCACCAAGCAGATTCACCAGCCATTTGTGGGTGTTGCATCGTGCTGGAACGAGGCCGCGCCGTGCAATATCGCGCTGATGCGCCAGGCCCAGGCGGTCAAGAAGGGCGTAGTGTCGGCCGGCGGCACCCCGCGGGAATTCTGCACCATCACCGTCACCGACGGCATCGCCATGGGCCATGACGGCATGCGCTCATCGCTGCCGTCGCGCGAATGCATCGCCGATTCCGTCGAATTGACCATACGCGGCCATGCCTACGACGCGCTGGTTGGTCTCGCCGGCTGCGACAAATCGCTGCCGGGCATGATGATGGCGATGGTCCGGCTCAACGTGCCTTCGATCTTCATCTATGGCGGCTCGATCCTGCCCGGCAATTTCCGGGGCCAGCAGGTCACCGTGCAGGACATGTTCGAGGCGGTCGGCAAGCATTCGGTCGGCGAGATGTCGGATGCTGATTTGGACGAAATCGAGCGGGTGGCGTGCCCGTCGGCCGGCGCGTGCGGCGCACAATTCACCGCCAACACCATGGCGACGGTGTCCGAAGCCATTGGACTGGCGCTGCCCTATTCGGCCGGCGCGCCCGCGCCTTACGAAATCCGCGACGCCTTCTGCATGACCGCGGGTGAGAAGGTGATGGAGCTGATCGCTGCCAATATCCGCCCGCGCGACATCGTCACGCGGAAGGCGCTGGAAAACGCCGCCGCTGTCGTGGCCGCCTCCGGCGGGTCGACGAATGCTGCGCTGCACCTGCCCGCGATCGCCCATGAATGCGGGATTAAATTCAATTTGTTCGATGTCGCCGAAATCTTCAAAAAGACACCATATGTCGCGGATTTGAAGCCCGGTGGCCGTTATGTTGCCAAAGACATGTTCGAAGCTGGCGGCATACCGCTTCTGATGAAGACGCTGCTCGACAACGGCCATTTGCACGGGGATTGCCTTACCGTCACCGGCCGCACGATCGCTGAAAACCTCACGAGCGTGAAATGGAATCCGCACCAGGATGTGGTGCGGTCCGCCGACAAGCCGATCACCGTCACTGGCGGTGTGGTCGGCTTGAAGGGGAATCTTGCGCCCGAGGGCGCGATCGTGAAGGTCGCGGGTATGTCGAATTTGAAATTTACCGGACCGGCCCGCTGCTTCGATTGCGAAGAGGATGCGTTCGAATCGGTCCGCAACCGGACCTACAAAGAGGGCGAGGTCATCGTGATCCGCTATGAGGGGCCGCGCGGCGGTCCCGGGATGCGCGAGATGCTCTCGACCACGGCGGCGCTGACCGGGCAGGGCATGGGCGGCAAGATCGCGCTGATCACCGACGGCCGGTTTTCCGGGGCAACCCGCGGCTTCTGCATCGGCCATGTCGGGCCGGAGGCGGCGGTGGGCGGGCCGATCGCGCAGTTGCAGGATGGAGACATCATCGAGATCGACGCCGTGGTCGGGACTCTTAACGTAAAGTTGACCGATGCTGAGTTGGCTGAGCGCAAGACCAAATGGAAGCCTCGCGCGACCAATCATACATCAGGTGCACTTTGGAAATATGCCCAACAGGTGGGGCCGGCGGTAGATGGCGCTGTAACCCATCCGGGCGGGTCGCACGAGAAACAGTGTTATGCGGATATCTAGGCGTGCCATTTTTGCGTTGATTTTAGCCGCGCCGGTGGCGGCTCCCGGATTCGCCTTCGACGGCGCGCCCGCCGCCTCCCAGGATGCCACGATCCCCGTCGTTTCAGCTCAGCCTGGCGCTGGCGCCGCCGCCGCGCTGAAGAAGGTCATTGCCCCGGCCGCGCCCGACACCACCTCGCTGACCTCGTTGCAATATGCCGCCGAAGGCGGTCATCCCGTCGCGCAATGGAAATTGGGCCGGATGTATGCCGATGGTGACGGCGTCGCCCAGGACGATCTGCGTGCGTTTGAATATTTCAGCCGCATCGCCAATGCGCATGCCGAGGACAGCCCGTCGGCGCCGCAGGCCGCGATCGTCGCCAACGCCTTTGTCGCGCTCGGGCGGTATTACCTCAATGGCATCCCCAACTCGAAGGTGAAATCCGATCCGGAGCGGGCGCGGGAGATGTTCTCCTATGCTGCGTCTTATTTCGGCAATGCCGACGCGCAATACGATCTGGCGCGGCTCTATCTGCACGGTGCCGGCACCTCGCGGGATGATTTCCGCTATGGCGCGCGCTGGCTCGGGCTTGCGGCGCAAAAGGGCCAGCACCAGGCGCAGGCCTTGCTCGGCCAGATGCTGTTCAACGGCGACCAGTTGCCGCGCCAGGCAGCGCGCGGCCTCATGTGGCTGACGCTGGCGCGCGACAGCGCCGCGCCGGACGAGACCTGGATCAAGGAAAGCTACAACAAGGCGATCGCTAAGGCGTCCGAGGACGACCGCGCGATGGCGCTGCAGATGCTCGAGCACTGGGTGCAGGGCCGGCGGGATTGAGGCGTCACGCGGCCTCGAGATCGAGATCCGCCCACACCGGCACATGGTCCGACGGCTTTTCCCAGGCCCGCACGTAACTATCGATCCCGACATCGATCAGCCGGTCGCTCGCCTGCGGCGACATCAACAGATGATCGATGCGCAATCCCTGATTCTTCTGCCAGGCGCCGGCCTGATAATCCCAGAACGTATACTGGCCGGGCGCGTCGGTGACGGCGCGGAGCGCATCGGTGAGGCCTAAGCCCAGCAGCGACTGGAAGCTTTC is drawn from Bradyrhizobium lablabi and contains these coding sequences:
- a CDS encoding tetratricopeptide repeat protein, coding for MRISRRAIFALILAAPVAAPGFAFDGAPAASQDATIPVVSAQPGAGAAAALKKVIAPAAPDTTSLTSLQYAAEGGHPVAQWKLGRMYADGDGVAQDDLRAFEYFSRIANAHAEDSPSAPQAAIVANAFVALGRYYLNGIPNSKVKSDPERAREMFSYAASYFGNADAQYDLARLYLHGAGTSRDDFRYGARWLGLAAQKGQHQAQALLGQMLFNGDQLPRQAARGLMWLTLARDSAAPDETWIKESYNKAIAKASEDDRAMALQMLEHWVQGRRD
- the ilvD gene encoding dihydroxy-acid dehydratase, with the protein product MDAKTSIKKRLPSRHVTEGPERAPHRSYLYAMGLTTKQIHQPFVGVASCWNEAAPCNIALMRQAQAVKKGVVSAGGTPREFCTITVTDGIAMGHDGMRSSLPSRECIADSVELTIRGHAYDALVGLAGCDKSLPGMMMAMVRLNVPSIFIYGGSILPGNFRGQQVTVQDMFEAVGKHSVGEMSDADLDEIERVACPSAGACGAQFTANTMATVSEAIGLALPYSAGAPAPYEIRDAFCMTAGEKVMELIAANIRPRDIVTRKALENAAAVVAASGGSTNAALHLPAIAHECGIKFNLFDVAEIFKKTPYVADLKPGGRYVAKDMFEAGGIPLLMKTLLDNGHLHGDCLTVTGRTIAENLTSVKWNPHQDVVRSADKPITVTGGVVGLKGNLAPEGAIVKVAGMSNLKFTGPARCFDCEEDAFESVRNRTYKEGEVIVIRYEGPRGGPGMREMLSTTAALTGQGMGGKIALITDGRFSGATRGFCIGHVGPEAAVGGPIAQLQDGDIIEIDAVVGTLNVKLTDAELAERKTKWKPRATNHTSGALWKYAQQVGPAVDGAVTHPGGSHEKQCYADI